The genomic interval ACGCAGGTCATCAGCGGCAAGATCGCCAAGGACGTGCTGGCGGAAATGCTCCAGAGCGGCAAGGCGCCCGACGCCATCGTGAAGGACAAGGGCCTCGTGCAGATCGCCGACGCCGACGCCCTTGGCCCGGTGGTCGATCGCGTGCTGTCGGAGAACGCCGACACCGTGGAGCGCTACCGCGCCGGCAACAAGAACCTGCTCGGCGCCTTCGTGGGCATGGTCATGCGCGCCACCGGCGGCAAGGCGAATCCCAAGCTGCTCAACGAGCTCTTGCGTCAGAAGCTTTCGTAGCGTCCTTGCAGCAGCGAAAGCCCGTTGAATAGTCGTGATACTTGGCGCCGTGGCCGGGCGTCAGGAACTGACAGCCGCGGCCGTGCTCTTCCGTGGTGCTGAAGAAGCCGCCCATGAAGATGGAGTGCCCGCGGTTGATGTCGATCTTGTCGCGGATGTCGTCGCGCAGCGGGATCTTCTTCTCCAGATCGTGGTCCACGAAGTCGCTCACCCACTCGTGCAGGTTGCCGACCATGTCGTGCGTGCCCCAGTCGCTGCTGCAACCCGCGTACTCGCCGGTCTTGGCCAAGAAGCCTGGCGTGCGGTCCAGCTCGGGCGCATTGAAGTGCTCGGCGAACTTCCAGCGCCGCGGATCACGGCCGAACAGCTTGGACAGCAGGTGCGGCTTGCTGATGTTGCACTGCGCCCGATCGAAGCGCGCTCCGTACGGGTACACGTGCCCCGCCTTGTCCCGACAGGCCCGGTACCACTCGTTCACGCTGCACAGCCGTTTGCCCGCGGCCTCGCACGCCGAGCGCGCCTCCAGCTTGCTGATGTACGCCTGCGGATAGACACCCACGCTCGAAGCCGCGCGATAGCCCACGCCCTCCTCCGGCCGCGTGGCGTGCTCGTGAACGCCGCCGCCGGGCTCGAGCAGGTGCGCTTCCCAGCGGTCCACACACGCCTTGCCCACTCGGGCCATCTCCGAGGGACAACCCTCCAGCAATGCTTCCGGCTTCTCTTGTTGGCTCGCCGCGGGCACGGCGCTCTTCGCCGGCGCGGCACTGACCACCGCCTTCGGCGGCGCGATCTGCGCCGTCACGGGCGCGTCGAGCTCCTTCGCTCGCGCGGAGTCACACCCCACCGCCAGCAGGAACACGAGGCCAGCCACACGCTTCACGCCAAAAGCATGGCACGGCGAAGCTGCGCGGACCGCATTTTCACTTCCCTTACGTGATCTCACGTTGCCATCCGGATCACGGTTCCTGGGCTCCGGCAATGCGCTAATTGCGCCAATCGAACACGCAATGGCGCCATCTCCAGTACCAGTAAACGACGTCGATCACAGGACGCGATCCGGATGGCTTTGCGACGGCAGTTCGAGTACGCAGACTCTCGCACCGGAGCATCCCGCTCCGGATTTTGAGGAGGCAAGCAACTTGGCAAGTGTTCGAACTAGCCTCGCTGTCGTCTTCGCCATTGGCCTCGGGAGCCTTGCGACCATCGGATGCGGATCCGATTCGAGCAGCGCACCTGGAGGCGGTGGCTCGAGCGGCACGGCTGGGACAGCCGGCACAGGCGGCACTGGCGGGATCGGCGGCATCGGTGGTGCCGCAGGCTCCGGCGGTGTCGGTGCGACCGGCGGTACCGGTGGCGTAGGCGGAATGGCTGGAAGCGGCGGAATGGCCGGCTCCGGCGGTACCGGTGGTGCTCCATCGAGCCTGTCCGTGATGGACCTCGTGTCGGGCGGCACCGTGATGACGAGCAGCAACTACCGATTGATCCTGACCACGGGTCAGGGTCCTGGCGGCAACGGCGTCTTGAAGTCCACGAACTATCGCCTCAACGGCGGTTTCGTGGGCGCAACCAACTGACTTGTAGAGGGCAAAAACCACATGGCACGCAAATTTGGACTTCTTGGTGTCTCCGCCGCCGCAGCCACGCTGTTGGCTGCAACGGCCGCCTCATCGGCGGTCCCCGCAAACCTCACCCAGCAAGGCCGCCTGCTCGACAGCACCGGCACCCCGGTCCCCGGCTCGGTTTCGATCACGTTCGCCGTGTACAGCGCGGCGAGCGGCGGCACCGCGCTGTGGACCGAAACCCAGAACGTCACGCTGGACGACGGCTTCTTCAGCGCGCGTCTGGGCGAAGCGACCGCCATCCCGAACACCGTGTTCGACGGCTCCACCCGCTACCTCGGGGTGAAGGTCGGCGCGGACGCGGAGATGACGCCGCGCCAAACCATCGTCAGCGTGCCCTACGCGCTGATGGCGAACAACGCCGTGGGCGACATCACGCCCACCAGCGTGAGCGTGAACGGCACCCAGGTGATCGACGGCACGGGCAACTGGGTCGGCCCCACGGCAGGCCTCGTGGGTCCCACCGGTCCTCAAGGTCCGGCAGGTCCGGCCGGCGCCGTCGGCGCAACGGGCGCACAAGGACCTCAAGGTCCGGCGGGCCCGGCGGGACCGACCGGCCCCACGGGAGCAACCGGCTCCCAGGGACCGCAGGGCGTTCCCGGCGCGCAGGGACCCGTCGGACCCACCGGACCGAGCGGAGTCGTTGGCTACGCGTTTGCGTCCGGCAACGGCAACAATCCGGCGACCACGACCAACTTCATGGGGCCCACGGTCAACGTCACCGTCACCAGCTCCGCGCAGCGGGTGTTTGTGAACGCGAACAAGGCCTTCGGCACGGCGAGTGCAACTGGAGCAACTTCTCTCAACCTCTACGTCTGCTACCGGCTCAGCGGCAGCACCACCACCCCGTCGCTCGTTGGCGGCGCCATTCTCGGAAACCGAGTGACCAACAACACTCGCGTTCCCATGGGTATCAGTGGGGTATTCGGCAATTTGGCGGCGGGTACGTACACCGTCGGCATGTGCGGCTCTTCGAGCGATGCCACCAACTGGAACTCCAACGAGTGGGGTTACACCTCGGCGCTCGTGTTCTTGCCGTAGTCACGCCGTCGCGCGCTCCGCACTAGCGGAGCGCGCGACGTTTTTTTGTCATGAGCAATCAGACTCTCCCCCTCGCCGTCCTCGGCGGCGGCGCGCTCATTGGGCTGGGCCTCTACTTCGGCCTTCGCGAGCGTCCGCCGCCGGCGGACGCCACGTCCGCGAAAGCGCTGCCGGCTGCGAACACCGCCCCGGCGCCGCCAGAACCCAGCGAGCTGCACCAACGATCCAAGGAAGCGGTCCAGCTCGCTTTAAAGAGCGAGCTGGATAGGCGCCACGCTGCCTTGGTCGACCACTGCTGGAAGCCGCTCGCCGCCAAGGACCCCGACCCGGCCTCGGCCAAGCTGAGCTGGAACGGCACCATCGGTGCGAGCGGAAAGCCCGTGGCCTACGGCGTCTCCGAGCACCGCGACGCCTATCGCGCCGGCCTCGCGGAGTGCGTGCAGAAGGACCTTTTGTCGCTTCAAGTCCCGCCCCCCGGCAGCTCCGTGCAAGTGAGCGTGGACATTCAGCTGCCCTGACGGAAGACTCGGCCGCCATGGCCAAGGCCACGGTCTGCCTGAACATGATCGTAAAGAACGAAGCGCGGGTCATCCGCCGCTGCTTCGAGTCCGTGCGTCCCTTCATCGACGCCTGGGTGATCGTGGACACGGGCTCCACCGACGGCACCCAGGAGCTGATCCGCGAAGAGCTCGCTGACGTACCCGGCGAGCTGTTCGAGCGGCCGTGGAAGAACTTCGGGCACAACCGCTCCGAGGCGCTGGAGCTCGCCCGCGGTCGCGCGGACTACACCATGATCATCGACGCGGACGAGATCCTGATCCCCGCGCCCGGCTTCACGATGCCGGAGCTCACGGCCGACGAGTACATGACGCTGCACGAGGCCGGCAAGAGCAGCACGGCGTTCTTCCTGACGCAGCTGGTGAAGAGCGAGCTGCCGTGGCGCTTCGACGGCGTACTGCACGAGGTCATCGCCTGCGACGTCCCCCACTCTACCGAGAAGCTCAAGGGCCTGGTGTGCAAGGGCTTCTTCGACAGCGCGCGCAACGCCGATCCCAAGGCGAAGTACGAGAGCGACGCGCGGGTGCTCGAGCAGGCTCTGAAGGACGAGCCCGACAACGCACGCTACGTGTTCTACCTGGCGCAGAGCTACCGCGACGCCGGGCAGCTCGAGCAAGCCGTCGAGACCTATCGGCGCCGCGTGACCCTGGGCGGCTGGGACGAAGAGGTCTGGTACGCCCAGTACCAGGTGGGCGTACTGCTGGAGCGCCTCGGAGGAGATTTCGGGCCTGCCCTCGAAGCCTATCTCGCGGCGTATCAGCTGCGCCCCACCCGTGCCGAGCCGCTGTGCGAGCTCGCCCGGCACTACCGTCAAGAGAAGCAGTACCCCTTGGCCCACCTGTTCGCGCGGCGCGCGCAGGAGATCCAGCGGCCCAACGACATCTTGTTCCTGGACGAGTCCGTCTACGCTTGGCGCGCCATCGACGAGCTGGGCGTGGCCGCCTACTACGTTGGGCGCCACGAGGAAGCGCTGGCCGCTGCGGATCTGCTCCTGGGCGGCGGTCGACTGCCGGAAACGGAGCTGGCTCGCGTCACGGAGAACCGCAAGTTCGCCGTTGACGCTCTGGGCACTTCGCTGCTCCCGAAAAAGCACTCGAAGGGCAAGAAGCCCCACAAGCAGAAAAACAAGAAGCGGCGCTGAATCAGGGAGCGCCGGAAGCCCCCGGGGCCGCTTGAGTCACGCCCAAGATGCCCTTGAGCCGCACCACGCGGTCGTCGCTGGGCCCGAGGAGCTCTTCGAGCTTCTCGAGGTGGTGCCTTGCTTCGTCGCCAGCGCCCACGGAGTGTGTCAGGAGCGCCAGGTTGAAGCGGGCGTCGGCGTGCTCGGGCTCCACTCGCAGCACCTCCAAGTACTTCTCTCGCGCTTCGCGATACTGGTTCTGTGCCCCGGCGACCACGCCGAGATTGAAGAGGGCGTCGACGTCCTTCGGATCCGCACCGAGCATGGCCTCGAACTCGGTCTTCGCCGTCGCGAGATCCTTCTTTCGGAACGCGATCAGGCCGAGCAACAAGTGCGCTGGAGCACCGCGACCGCGACCGACGGCCTGCCGAGCCATGGCCTCGGCTTGATCGGCTTGGCCGCGCTTGTACGCCGCCTCGGCCAGGGCGTAGCTGGCGTAGCCGTTGCTCGCGTCCTTGCTCAGGACCGCGGCCGCGGCCGTGTCGGCAGCAGCCGCTTGGCCGGCCCGCGCCAGCGCTTCGGCTTCTTCCCCGGCGAGGGACGCACGACACGCGCCGTCGGCGCCCTGGATCACAGCGAGCGCCTCCTTGCCGAGCCCACGATCGAGAGCCCGGTGGGCGGCCTCGGTGCGACACGGGCAGCTCTCCGGCGCGCTGGCACAGGCCGCTCGCACCTTCTGGCCGTCCGCTCGATGGTGGCCTTGCTCCAGCGCCTGCACGACGCCAGCGTGTACGCCGGATACCGGCTCCGCGGACGTTGCGCCCTCCGCCGAGTGGCGCTCGGGCGCGAGGCGCTGCCGAAGCACCAGCGCCCCGACGACGACCACGACCAGCGCGAGCGCAACGATCAGCGGCAAGGAGCTCTGGGACTTCTGGCTCATCGCGCGGAACATAGACCAGCTCGACGGCCGGCGGCATAGTCGAAGCGCGCCGAATGACTACCCGCATGCTGGACCTTGGCGGCACCGCCCGCGTGAGCGTCGACCCCGATTGGCTGTGCACCGAAGCCGCCGAGCGTCTCCAGCGCGATCTGGTGCGACAGCTCCGTTGGGAGCAGCGGGACGTCGTACTCTTCGGCCGCCGCGTGTCGCAACCTCGGCTCATCGCCTGGTGCGGAGAGCTCGGTTACCGCTACAGCGGCCAGACCCTGGAGCCCCGCGCCGCACCGGGGGCGCTCGCCGAGGTGCTCGCCCGGGTGGTCCGGGAAACCGGCACCGAGTTCAACCACGTGCTGGTCAACCGCTACCGTGACGGCAACGACGGCATGGGCCTGCACGCCGACGACGAGCCCGAGCTGGGCCCGGACCCCGTGGTCGCTTCGCTATCGCTGGGCGCCACCCGCCGCTTCGTGCTGCGCCCACGGAACCGCAAGCACCCACCCCTGAGCGTGGAGCTCGAGAGCGGCACGCTGCTGGTCATGCACGCCGGGACTCAAGCCTCGCATCGCCACGGAATACCCAAGACGACGCGCCCCGTCGGCGAGCGGCTGAGCCTGACGTTCCGCCGGCTGCTCCGCGCGCCGGGTTGAGCTACTGCGCGCCGCCCAGGATCACCCGCACCGACACGCGCCGCAGCTTGGCATCCGCGGGCTTGGCCGCCGTGCCCGAGCCGAACACGGATTGCGTCAGCGAGATCACCACCATGCGGTGGGGATCCACGCCGGCGGCGGCAATGCGATCCTTCACCGCGCGTGCACGCGAGTCCGCCAGTCCAATTTGCTCCCCAGGAGAGACCTGGCCGATGACCGCCACGCACTCCAGCGTGGGATTCGCCTTCATCCGCGCCGCAATGCCCTGCACCAGCGGCTCTGCGTTGGCGCCGAGCTCCGCCGAGTTGGCTTCGAACTCGAAGTACTCCGGCATGGTGCTGGTCCCGCCCAGGTCACCGCGCACCGTGTCTTGTGTGGCCGAAGACTCGATCTTCTGACAGCCCACGGGCCCCGCCGGCGCCGTGCTCGCGGTCCGCGAGGCATCGAAGGGCGGCACCGACACGACCAGCTTGCCCGGAACGCAGGTTCCGGGCGGCGGCGCCTGGAGGTGACACGCCGCGGGCATGCTGTGCTCCAGGTGATCGCGCAGCGCTTGTTCCTGGCTGGCCATCACCGTGACCTCGTCCCGCAGCTCCGGCGGCGTGAAGGTCGAGTGCTCCGGGTTTTCCTGCGGCGTGTAGATCACCTCCATCACGACGTGGGGTGCCGGGAACTCCGCCTCGCGGATCTTGGTGACGGAACGGAGAGTGCACACGCCGCTCCATTCTTCCGCGGCGCAGCCGGACCCTTCGCTGGGGCCACCGCACGCCAGGGCCAAGAGGCCGAGACCGATGCCGAAGAGGGTCGCAGTCGAGATCCGAAGCCAGCGAGACATGCTGGGAGCCTACCCCAAGCGCCCCCGCGAGCCACCCCGCAGCGCGCCCTCCACTGCCGTTCGTCAGTGGCGTTTCCGCGCCGCGGCGACATCCAAGAATTCGGTAGCGAGGTCTTGTCGGGGCGCCGCGGTCACGGCACGAGCACGACGGCACCATCGACGATGGCCACGTCGCCGTCGTGCTTCACCAGGATCCCGTCGAGGGCCTGATAGCCGTCGGCGCGGAACGGCCCCGCTTCGGTCGAGAGCCAGCCGTCGCCAATGGGACGGAAGCGTGCAAAATGCGTCACCAACGTGTCGCCGGACCAGGGCGCGGGGTCGTGGATCGCGAGCACGCCGGGCGCGGGATTTCCGCCGGCGTCCACGTCCATGCCCACCACCGTGAGCCAGTGACCGCCGTGGCGACGCCACACCCCGCCGCGGGGGCTCGGCTGATACCAGCCCACGTTGAGCCACGCCACGCCGCCGCTCTCGAGAGCTTCTCGGATGAAGCCGATCTGCGCGATCTTGTCGTTGCCGGAGTACTTCGCGGGGTGCGCGCGCCAGCCCTGGTACTGAAGTCGATGAAAACCGAAGCCCGCGTCCTTCATGTAGCGAGCAAGGCCTTCGAGCACGGCGGCGGCGCCGGTTCCGCTGTTGGCTCCGGTGGCCATGTAGCGGCGGGAGCCGAGGCGACGCACCAGCTCGAGCTGGCGCGCGTGGTCGTCGTCACCGGCGGGCGCGAGCCCTTGGTAGCCGTGCTCCGAGAGCCACATGAGGGAGTTGGAGACCGCGACCGGCCCACAGTAGGAGCCACCGCCCCCGGGCAGCCCCAGCTCGGGATCCGTCTGCGTGAGATCCGGCATGTCGTGGACGTGGGCCTTCAAGGCGGCGCGGCGCTTCTCGAGGGCGCGCTCGGCCGCCAACATGCGGGACGTCGAGCCGTAGGCGATGCTGGCGGCGGGCGCTCCGAGGCCCACGTCGAGGGCCCGGTCGGCCGGCGCGGCGGAAGCGAGACCCAGGGGCAAGCCGGCCAGAACGGCGGCGATGACCGCGACGGATCCGAGAGCGAACGCACGACGCATGAGCGGTGGCAGCGTACGCAGCGGCGGGCCGAGGTGTCAAAGTCGTTGGCTTGTCTTACGCTGTGCCCCGTGAAGCCGCTGGTCTACGCGATGGTGCTCCTGGCGGGCGCGTGCAGCCGCTCCCGAGGGGCTGAGGAAGCGCCGCCCCCGGCCGTGATGGTGCCCCCGGCGGCGAGCTCCGTCACAGCTCCCGCAAAGAAGCCCGCCGAGACGCTCGAACGCTTCTTGGCCACGGTTCGGACCGCGCTCGAGACGCGGGACGTCGCCACCCTGGCCCGATATGCGGCGCCGGGGGGCATCCGCTTCGATCCCTACGCGTTCATCGCGCCGGAGCCCACCGTGGTGCTCACGCCGAACGAGCTTCGAGGAGCCCTGACGGATCCCACGCTGAGGAAGTTCGGGGCCTACGATGGCTCGGGCGAGCCGATCGTCATGACCTTCGCGGAGTACTTCGACAAGTTCGTCCGCATCCCGGATCTCGAGCACGCCCAGCGAGCCGTCGACTCCACGATTGGCTCCGGAAACACACCGAGCAACTTGAAGCAGGTGTTTCCCGACGCCTCCTTCGTGGAGTTTCACCACGCGGGCAGCGACCCGAAGTACGAGGGCATGGATTGGCAGAGCGTGCGCGTGGTGTTCCGGCGCGACGGGGATCATTTCCGGATCCTCGCCATCATCCACGACCAGTGGACGATCTGAGCACCGTCGGGCAGGATTGAACCGTGCGTGTGCTCGAT from Polyangiaceae bacterium carries:
- a CDS encoding SUMF1/EgtB/PvdO family nonheme iron enzyme; this encodes MKRVAGLVFLLAVGCDSARAKELDAPVTAQIAPPKAVVSAAPAKSAVPAASQQEKPEALLEGCPSEMARVGKACVDRWEAHLLEPGGGVHEHATRPEEGVGYRAASSVGVYPQAYISKLEARSACEAAGKRLCSVNEWYRACRDKAGHVYPYGARFDRAQCNISKPHLLSKLFGRDPRRWKFAEHFNAPELDRTPGFLAKTGEYAGCSSDWGTHDMVGNLHEWVSDFVDHDLEKKIPLRDDIRDKIDINRGHSIFMGGFFSTTEEHGRGCQFLTPGHGAKYHDYSTGFRCCKDATKASDARAR
- a CDS encoding collagen-like protein, encoding MARKFGLLGVSAAAATLLAATAASSAVPANLTQQGRLLDSTGTPVPGSVSITFAVYSAASGGTALWTETQNVTLDDGFFSARLGEATAIPNTVFDGSTRYLGVKVGADAEMTPRQTIVSVPYALMANNAVGDITPTSVSVNGTQVIDGTGNWVGPTAGLVGPTGPQGPAGPAGAVGATGAQGPQGPAGPAGPTGPTGATGSQGPQGVPGAQGPVGPTGPSGVVGYAFASGNGNNPATTTNFMGPTVNVTVTSSAQRVFVNANKAFGTASATGATSLNLYVCYRLSGSTTTPSLVGGAILGNRVTNNTRVPMGISGVFGNLAAGTYTVGMCGSSSDATNWNSNEWGYTSALVFLP
- a CDS encoding glycosyltransferase family 2 protein, which codes for MIVKNEARVIRRCFESVRPFIDAWVIVDTGSTDGTQELIREELADVPGELFERPWKNFGHNRSEALELARGRADYTMIIDADEILIPAPGFTMPELTADEYMTLHEAGKSSTAFFLTQLVKSELPWRFDGVLHEVIACDVPHSTEKLKGLVCKGFFDSARNADPKAKYESDARVLEQALKDEPDNARYVFYLAQSYRDAGQLEQAVETYRRRVTLGGWDEEVWYAQYQVGVLLERLGGDFGPALEAYLAAYQLRPTRAEPLCELARHYRQEKQYPLAHLFARRAQEIQRPNDILFLDESVYAWRAIDELGVAAYYVGRHEEALAAADLLLGGGRLPETELARVTENRKFAVDALGTSLLPKKHSKGKKPHKQKNKKRR
- a CDS encoding tetratricopeptide repeat protein; translated protein: MSQKSQSSLPLIVALALVVVVVGALVLRQRLAPERHSAEGATSAEPVSGVHAGVVQALEQGHHRADGQKVRAACASAPESCPCRTEAAHRALDRGLGKEALAVIQGADGACRASLAGEEAEALARAGQAAAADTAAAAVLSKDASNGYASYALAEAAYKRGQADQAEAMARQAVGRGRGAPAHLLLGLIAFRKKDLATAKTEFEAMLGADPKDVDALFNLGVVAGAQNQYREAREKYLEVLRVEPEHADARFNLALLTHSVGAGDEARHHLEKLEELLGPSDDRVVRLKGILGVTQAAPGASGAP
- a CDS encoding alpha-ketoglutarate-dependent dioxygenase AlkB — its product is MLDLGGTARVSVDPDWLCTEAAERLQRDLVRQLRWEQRDVVLFGRRVSQPRLIAWCGELGYRYSGQTLEPRAAPGALAEVLARVVRETGTEFNHVLVNRYRDGNDGMGLHADDEPELGPDPVVASLSLGATRRFVLRPRNRKHPPLSVELESGTLLVMHAGTQASHRHGIPKTTRPVGERLSLTFRRLLRAPG